Below is a genomic region from Lawsonia intracellularis PHE/MN1-00.
CTGGGTTAAAGTAACGCAAAATAAATGCATTAAACATGGGATAAGCATTTGCTACATCAAAAATAATTTGCTCAATATGTAGTTTTGTTTTTCCATAAGGATTGATAGCAGCTAGTGGATGTTCTTCTGTTAATGGTAAATATTGAGGAATACCATATACTGTTGCAGACGAGCTGAATATAAATGTACTATTATATTTAAGGCATAGCCGTAAGATAGTTAATGTAGAATTATAATTATTTTGATAATACTCTAATGGGATCTTTAGAGATTCAGCTATAGATTTATACCCAGCAAAATGAATAACAGCATCAAAAGTATACTTTGAAAAAAGTACTTCCATCATTGAAGTATCTTCTACATTTGCTTTTACAAACTCTATTTTTTCTTTTACAATACTTTCAATAAAATATACTATATCTTCACTACTATTATGGAGATTATCAACGCATACCACCGTATATCCGTTATAAATAAGCTCAATAACCATATGGCTTCCTAAGTAGCCTAGTCCACCAGTAACAAGAATTTTTTTCATAAGAAAATCAGATTAGTATATAATAGTACTACAATAATATATATATATATTATGTTGGGAAGATAATAGAAATAATCTTTATGATATCTTAGTACCACCTATAAATGCCATAACTACTCCTATACACATTCGGATAATATAGTATATAGGCCGGATAACACCTGAATGAATACTTTGATCTGTAGTATTTTGATACATAGCTACACCAACTTCTATAATCTTACAACTATTTCGATAAGATAAAATAAGCATATCTGCATCTGGGTATTCATCCGCAAATTTTTCTGATGCCCATAAAGAAAGTGCATGATGCGAAAGAGCTCTATAACCACTTGTAGGATCAGTAATTTTTTGTCCTGTTAATATTTTTATTAGAAAAGAAAAAAAATTTTTACCAATAAGTCTAAATGGTTGCATCGTATAGTCCCCAACATTGAGAAATCGACTACCAATCACAATATCGGCATTATTTGTAACAAGAGTATGCAATAAAAGTATACTATCATCTGGGTTATGTTGACCATCACCATCAAGATTGATAATATATTTATACCCATTCAACAGTGCATACTTATAACCTGTTTGTAATGCAACAGCTACTCCCATATTAAAGGGATGACTTAATACTATAGCTTTTGCCTCTTCTGCTTTTTTTGCTGTTGCATCAGGCGAAGCATCATTTACAACTAAGACATCAAAGCCTAACTTACGTAATTTTCTAACAATACATCCAATATGTTTTTCTTCTTTATATGCTGGGATAATGACAAGCGTTTCTCTTATAATTTCATATAGATATATATTATTTGAGAGACTTTGTATATCTATAGCTTCCATTTTCTATCCTAATAGTAAGCAGAACTAAGCATAACTGTTTTAATGATAATTAATAGCATATTACTATCTTAAAATACTAATGATGATATTCACATAACTAGCCTATTTAATAAGATATCTTCTAAATTTCTTCGTCCATCAAAAATAGCAGCTACTTCAACATGATCATCTTTTATCCTATAAAAAATACGCCAAGGATGAACATTAAGCTCTCTAATTGTACTTATACCTAACTGTAATAACTCTGGTGTATATTTCCCTCGTTCAGGCATCGAGGACAATGATACAATTTTTTTTTCTAACTTTATCCTTGCTATTTTTGCTTGTTCTAAGGAGTCTGTATGCATAATATAAAG
It encodes:
- the galE gene encoding UDP-glucose 4-epimerase GalE encodes the protein MKKILVTGGLGYLGSHMVIELIYNGYTVVCVDNLHNSSEDIVYFIESIVKEKIEFVKANVEDTSMMEVLFSKYTFDAVIHFAGYKSIAESLKIPLEYYQNNYNSTLTILRLCLKYNSTFIFSSSATVYGIPQYLPLTEEHPLAAINPYGKTKLHIEQIIFDVANAYPMFNAFILRYFNPVGGGGKGFILGEHSKNAPTNVMPIICQVAAGIQKEIYIFGDDYETIDGTGVRDYIHVTDLIAGHMAALKKAEENKTGCHIYNLGTGKGISVLELIHTFEKVNNISVPYCVVARRSGDVASCYADPTKAFRELNWKAQKGLEDMVYDSWLWQKNLLSKYIV
- a CDS encoding glycosyltransferase family 2 protein, with amino-acid sequence MEAIDIQSLSNNIYLYEIIRETLVIIPAYKEEKHIGCIVRKLRKLGFDVLVVNDASPDATAKKAEEAKAIVLSHPFNMGVAVALQTGYKYALLNGYKYIINLDGDGQHNPDDSILLLHTLVTNNADIVIGSRFLNVGDYTMQPFRLIGKNFFSFLIKILTGQKITDPTSGYRALSHHALSLWASEKFADEYPDADMLILSYRNSCKIIEVGVAMYQNTTDQSIHSGVIRPIYYIIRMCIGVVMAFIGGTKIS
- a CDS encoding type II toxin-antitoxin system RelE/ParE family toxin, encoding MSNNAFDVLLTSEAEDDLFEIFLYIMHTDSLEQAKIARIKLEKKIVSLSSMPERGKYTPELLQLGISTIRELNVHPWRIFYRIKDDHVEVAAIFDGRRNLEDILLNRLVM